DNA sequence from the Lycium barbarum isolate Lr01 chromosome 5, ASM1917538v2, whole genome shotgun sequence genome:
TCATCATGTTCCGAGGCTTCCTCTTTTCTGCCTGCTGAAACTTCTTCGCTTTCTCGAACAGTACACGAGCGATTCAACGCAGGTGGACTAACGGCACCATTCATATTGTTATTAACTTCACTCATTTCCATCGAGACAAAAGTCTTGTCGTTATCTTTTGTGCTAGAAGCAGTAGAGAAATTATTCGAGTTTGAGTCAAGGAAGAGGCAGACAACTGCACAGTCATCGACTCTAGAAGTCGGGTATGTAATCTTCCAGGCCCGAACAGCTGCTTCAACAAGCGATCGAGCTGCAGATGAACGGGATGAAGCCGAATCCACAATCTTTACTACTTCATCGTTTGAAAGCACGTCCCAAATCTGTCATAGATATCAAATTACTTTTGACTCGCAACGAGATAAATATTGAATCAAAATAGAGAAAGTGATAAGATGGTCCCTTATCTTtggtagtaggttcaaaatagtcccttaagtatcacTTGAGCAGTTTTAATCATTTAAGTTTGCTAAAAGTGAGCACTTTTTATTTACCGAACTCTGATGGTTAAAATTGATCAAATTGTGAAAATAGAAAATATTTAAcgggaactcacatttggaagtaCAGATTTTGTAGTTTATGTTATTTTAGTCCATTTCAAGAGTCTGGTGCAACTTTTTGAGGTGCAATTTCTGTTATATTTGGTCTATTTTTTGTGTGGTATAGTTTTTTTTTGTTGCGGTTTCTGGAATTTGTTTCTGGTTTAAAAAAATTATCACAGTTTCGGTTAAATTTAACAATCAGAATTTGCTAAAAAGTTTACGAAGACCAACAGCGCtcacttttggcaaacttaaaggaccaaaactgctcGGTTGATATTTAAGGACTATTCTGAACGTACTACCAAAAATAagagaccatttttgtcattttctcaatCAAAGTACTACCAAAAGAAGGAATTCAAGTATCATACCCCATCTGTTGCAAGAACAAGGAATTCATCCTTCTCGGATAAACGCCTATATGAAATGTCAGGCACTGAGATGACACCAAAATCCTTGAGGCAAAAATCTCCAAAAGCACGGGCCATGGCAAGTCCAGGAGAGTCGCTGTTTGGCATCCACACTCTTGCAACATCCGGTTCATCATGAAGAGAAAACACTCGCCCTTTACATTTGCGAATCCTCGCAGCCTCCGCTGCAAATTTAGAGAGCAGAGTTAATAAGAAAACAAACTTAGACCTAAAATCATATGGAGCCGTGGAGGTAAATTGTCCTAGATGACCTATAATACCTCAAATCCATGCATACTTAGCTTAAAACGCAAAGCATTGAAAGCAAAATACATGTGAGATCAATTAGCTGGAACAAAGGGTCAGATTTTATGGTTACACTTATAATACGTCTCATGTTCACGAGGAGTCTTTTAATTTGGCTAAAGATCTTTTTGTGCCAATGTCAGGATATATATGAGATCTAAAGAACCTCTATTTCTAGACAACCCCTAGTTTATCTTAAAGCACTTTATTAAGGATTGGAATGAAATGGCCCTAATCTTTCCAACACTTTAACCAATGAAACAGAAAGTCACTGTTCTGACCATTATCAACTTATCTTGAACAACATCATACCCAGTGAGATCCCGCAAATTGGAATATCAACTTATCTCAAATCATTACCATTTATGTTTTCTTGATTACGACATCAATCTGATGAGGCTTGACTGAAAGCTGAAATTTGTACAGCCGCACAAGCTCCAAAACATGGGGAAAAAAGAGGAACATTAACACTTACAAGGATAAACACAtaattgttttttcttttgtGGGGAGGGGTgtgtggggtttttttttttttggggggggggggggggggggagggggggttgtAAGATTGCAACAACATGGCGTCACGTCAAATCTGATGGCTATTTGTGACAATTTAGCTCAGAAACAGCTGACATAAGATTTAGCGGCAGACAGATAAGTTCATTAAATGAACAGAAGCTAACTGGTAATTTTGTTGATCAGCACAATTTTGGAAAAGAAAAAGTGTCCATATGTACCTGGCAAATCGGGCTTAAGATCTACTGTCAATTGCACTGCAGTGATAGAATCATCCTCGCCTCTCGTACCCAGCACAGCTCTCGAGTCCCCAACATTTCCAATAACAAGATTTTTACCCTGCCAAAAAAACGAAACAATAGAGTTCATCTTCAGAATAAAATAGCAGAAAATCTAGCTAGCTTCAACTTTGTGAAGAGAAAATGGCAAAAATAGACCCTTATGTTTTGGAgtaggttaaaaatagtccctatAGTATGCTATGAgtggttttggtcctttaagtccTCCAAAAGTTAAACACCTTTGGTCTCCGTCAAATATTTAACAAACTTTATCAATTAGATTTGACGGGAACTGTGACAAAAGATTTTAATCACAAACACTAGGAAAGTTCCATTAAATCCTAGAAAACTGCAATGCGAAAAACTATACTAAACACCAAAAATAGATTAttcttttaaaaaacaaaaaaacagaaATTGCACCGAAAAAACTgcaccaaacactagaaaaagaCTAAATATAGCAAAAACTGTAACTCCAAATGTGAGTTTCAgctaaatccttttttttttttttcacagttTCCGTCAAATCTAACAGATAAAGTTCCTTAAATATTTGATGGAGACCAAAAGTGTTAATTTTTGGCAAACTTAAAAGACCAAAACTGTTCAGAGCATACTTTAGGGACTATTTCGAACATCCTCCCAAAAATAAGGAACCATTTTGTCGCTTTCGGAATATGTCAACAAACCTGTTTAACTAGCGTTACTGCTGTCGTTCCACTACAGAAGCAATCGACATTGGTATAGCTTCTCAGTTCTCTATCCATAACCTTATAAGCCTTCAGAAATGACTCCTTCAACGTTTCAAATACCTCCAAGTGCTTTTCAGTCTCTTCAACATCAGCAGAGATAAGGGAAGCATCCTCGGGATATAGGCTACTCGCCGTGTTGAGACTAATCTCTCTTAGAACATCTTCACTTTTAATATTAACTTCCCAGTGTGTGCTTAGCTTTAACGGAAGAGCGTCTCTGACTCGCTTCGCAACCATATGACCATAAGGACCATGGCCATCAAAAACACCACAGAAAACAGTATCTTCGCTGGAACCAAAATTCtgaaatttaaatgtaaaagcaGAATTAAGAAATGATCTTCCATCAGGTATAATAAGACACAATCACAAGAACATAATTATAACAGTGAAAAATGGAAGGATGATAATGGAATGACGGCGAGCTTAACCAATAGATATAATAATTACATATCCcaagagaagagaaaagaaagaaaatatctAAAACCTTGCGTATCCTGCCAGGAAGTAGTTCCATAAATTAGCTATCAAGAAAGAGTATTCAGCAGCCAAACATCTCATAATACCACATTCATAATTAATCTTCTCCCGCAGATATACACTAACAGCATAGAAGTCAAAATAAAGTATTTGTTCAACTTTCAAATGGCATTTCATATAACAATGTATAACTCGGGGGCACATTTTTGTCCCCTCTAACTATACCATGCATATAGAAAAGTAAACAGAGAACACATTGGAGACCCTTGAACAGCTTATCAAGAAAAAAGAGCTGTGAACATTGTAATAACTCACAAAACTTAATAAAAAAAGTATTACTCAAAAAAACAGGTGGTATGCCAAGATTCAAGCACTCCCTCGTGACACGTTTAAGACCACTTAGCTTCTATTCATTCAATGAACTTATTCAGTATAGTAACACTTTAACTCCAACATGTCACATGACacgtttaagaccacaagattcaagaGCACTTTGGTACATTACAGACATAGATTTAATAGTCTTACTCCCTCCaccccaatttatgtgacactttttccttttagtcagtcccaaaagGAATGATATCTTTTaaatttagtaacaatttaactttaatcttcctattttacccttaatgagatgatttatagccatacaaatatctatggcctattttagaccacaagttttaaatTAAACTTTGTTCCcaatcaaacaccttcacataaattgggacagagtgtGTAGTTacttttcttaaacttcgtgtctaatCAAACTAAGAAACATAAAATCAAACAGATGGAGTAATATATAGGCTGAAACAAATATAATTATCATTAGGCACCAAAACTCGTATCTAAAAAAATTTCTACCACACAACTTTCTTTTAGCCCCTTGAGCTTCTTCCCATGATCATACAGTCGGACCTCTCCATAATAGTCAtcttctataacaacatttcattaTTAACGGCTAAGTTCTCTTTAGAACTGACTTTCatattatgttatattatatgttctctatatCAGCATCTCACTGTAGCAGCCAAATAATATCCAGACAAACGACGTTATAATAAAGAGTTTTGACTGTATATGCATTCTGGTGGTCATGAATATGGCAAGTCAATTTGCTAATCACCATTTTATTTCACAAAGACAGCAAGAAGAAATACGAGTACTAACCTCCCAAACAATCATAGCATCTTGATTAGTCCCTTTCTTGCCCTGCTGACTAAAGAGTGAAGCCACCTCACTAGAACCATTCAAGAACATACGCCCGGGAATCCTATGCAATAGTTCTTCCTTATGATGGTTAAATGAAGAATTCCGTGATCCCGACCTCTTTTTCGAGCTCTTCCTCTTCCTAGCTGGAGTTACAGGAGAACCAGGATGAGGACTCCTGCTTTCCGATGATAAGCAGGACCCCATCCTGAGGCCCCGAACTATATTCAGTAAGCACTCCAGAGCAACAAATTAATCAAACACCCTATTCCCCCCTACTTGGTACCGTACTAATATCCTTTTTCACTCTTCAAAATCTACCAACCAATCCTTCACCTCAATCCAATAACTTCACCATATCACACAAAAGGAACAGACTGCTAACTTTTCAGCAATCCTTGAACTATCATGCATCAAAAATGGTTCTTGAAACAATCCTCTACATAACAACTTAC
Encoded proteins:
- the LOC132640054 gene encoding probable protein phosphatase 2C 33, whose protein sequence is MGSCLSSESRSPHPGSPVTPARKRKSSKKRSGSRNSSFNHHKEELLHRIPGRMFLNGSSEVASLFSQQGKKGTNQDAMIVWENFGSSEDTVFCGVFDGHGPYGHMVAKRVRDALPLKLSTHWEVNIKSEDVLREISLNTASSLYPEDASLISADVEETEKHLEVFETLKESFLKAYKVMDRELRSYTNVDCFCSGTTAVTLVKQGKNLVIGNVGDSRAVLGTRGEDDSITAVQLTVDLKPDLPAEAARIRKCKGRVFSLHDEPDVARVWMPNSDSPGLAMARAFGDFCLKDFGVISVPDISYRRLSEKDEFLVLATDGIWDVLSNDEVVKIVDSASSRSSAARSLVEAAVRAWKITYPTSRVDDCAVVCLFLDSNSNNFSTASSTKDNDKTFVSMEMSEVNNNMNGAVSPPALNRSCTVRESEEVSAGRKEEASEHDELLPKTGKELSVLDGVSRVDTLMTLPRFMPGKEEKKAAGGGSKSKKK